TTGATGAGGGCGGTAGCGTGAACGCGAATGTCTTAAATTCATTGAAGCGTGAAGTACTCGAAGATTTCTGGGGCGATGATGTAGAAATTAACGACGGTGCTGAATTAACATGGATGCGTCAACCACACTATTATATGGGCCTCTACCCTTACACATACAGTGCGGGCCTAACGATTTCAACACAAGTTTCCAAACGAATTCTCAAAGAAGGCCAACCTGCTGTCAATGAGTGGATTGAAGTATTAAAAGCCGGCGGAACAAAATCGCCAGCTGAACTAAGTAAAATGGCTGGTGTTGATATTACTACAGAAAAACCGTTACGCGATACGATTGCTTACATTGGTGAGTTGATTGATCAATTGGTAGACCTTACAGAAGAAATCGAATCTGTGAAAAACTAAACATTAAAGAAGAGTAGTTGCTTTAAATGAACTGAGCCCCGAATAGTGGACACTTTAAAAAAAGTGACCTATTCGGGGTTTTTTCTGTTTTTAAAACCCGTTATACTAGAAAACAAAGATTGAGAACGGGAGATATTCAAATGAGTAAAATAATTTTCAACGAAATTCAAAGAAAACAACTAGAAGCAAATCCAAATGTCGCCTCTGTATCAGATCGTGCTATTCAATATCATGCAGAGTTTAAAATACGTGCCGTCAAAGAAAATATGAACGGTAAGGGACCGACCCAAATTTTCATAGAAAATGGATTCGATTTAGATGTTATTGGAGTTAAGAAAGCCACATCGTCCTTGTGCCGATGGAGAGATACGTATAAAACCTACGGCGAACAAGGACTTCTGGAGGAACGTCGGGGTAGAGGAAGCACTGGTCGCCCATCGACAAAAGATGTATCTCCTGAGAAGAAATTAGAGAAAGCTGAAGCGCGTATAAAGTATTTGGAAGCTGAGTTGGAATTACTAAAAAAGCTAGAGGAACTCGAAAGGCAGGCGAAGAAACGATATTAGCACCGCACGAAAAATATGCAGTAATCAACGAAGTCATCCGGAAATACCAACTAAAGAACATGACCCATTACCTTTGTAAAGTAACTGGTGTGAGTCGAAGCGGTTATTATGTGTGGCTTAAAAACTTGGAGAAACATGCGATGCGTGAAGAACAAGACTATCAAGACTATTTATTATTAAGATGCATCTATGATGCATTCAAAGGAAAAATTGGTTATCGCGGACTTTACATGGCCTTAGAAGAACTGTTGATAACGCCAATGAACCACAAAAAAATTCTACGCTTAATGAGGAAGTTTAACTTCTTTTCGAAAGTGCGCCGAGCGAATCCATATAAACATATTGCGAAAGCAACACAGGTACACCGTACGGTTCCTAATCACTTAAATCGAGCATTTGATCAAGAAGAACCAGGAACAGTATATTTAACTGATATCACTTATTTACCGTACCGCAACGGTCAAACGGCTTATTTATCTTGTATCAAAGATGTAGCAACCAGGGAAATCGTCGCTTATGAACTGTCGACTAGCTTGAAAATGAGATTGGTGTATCGCACATTAGATAAGTTAGAAGATGCATTAGACGGAAACATCCATCCACAAGCAATGATTCATTCCGATCAAGGTGTCCATTACACACACCCGGGGTATCAAGAACGCGTAAAGAAAATAGGCTTACTTCAATCGATGTCACGACGAGGAAACTGTTTGGATAACGCTCCAATGGAGTCTTTCTTCGGGCATTTTAAAGATGAAGTAGATTATAAGGAAGCATGTAATGTACGCGAACTAATGGAAATGATAGACGAATACATGGAGCATTATAATACAACGCGCAAACAATGGGATTTAAAAAAGATGACTCCGGCACAATACCGAAGTCACCTAATTGCAGCCTAAACTATTAAAGTCCTTTTTATTAAACTGTCCGTAAATAAGGGTTCAGTTCAAAAGGCGACTACTCTTTTATTTATTCACAAATCCTATATGAACTGAATCGGCAATTTTTCTATAACCAATCTCTTGATAGATTTTATTGGATGTAGGATTTAACAAATCCGTATAGAGCATACAAAAATTGTATTCTTTTAATAATTCCTTTGAAACTGCTGCCACAAGAGTTCTCGCATACCCTTTTCTCCTTTCCTCTTTCGGCGTGAATACCATAGAGACCGTAATGCCATTTTTCGTAGGGCGAGATTTTTTCATCATGGAAACAACCTTTCCTTCATCTTCCCACAGAAATACTTCCCTAGCTTTGACAAAT
This window of the Sporosarcina pasteurii genome carries:
- a CDS encoding IS3 family transposase (programmed frameshift), whose amino-acid sequence is MSKIIFNEIQRKQLEANPNVASVSDRAIQYHAEFKIRAVKENMNGKGPTQIFIENGFDLDVIGVKKATSSLCRWRDTYKTYGEQGLLEERRGRGSTGRPSTKDVSPEKKLEKAEARIKYLEAELELPKKARGTRKAGEETILAPHEKYAVINEVIRKYQLKNMTHYLCKVTGVSRSGYYVWLKNLEKHAMREEQDYQDYLLLRCIYDAFKGKIGYRGLYMALEELLITPMNHKKILRLMRKFNFFSKVRRANPYKHIAKATQVHRTVPNHLNRAFDQEEPGTVYLTDITYLPYRNGQTAYLSCIKDVATREIVAYELSTSLKMRLVYRTLDKLEDALDGNIHPQAMIHSDQGVHYTHPGYQERVKKIGLLQSMSRRGNCLDNAPMESFFGHFKDEVDYKEACNVRELMEMIDEYMEHYNTTRKQWDLKKMTPAQYRSHLIAA